Proteins encoded in a region of the Eulemur rufifrons isolate Redbay chromosome 15, OSU_ERuf_1, whole genome shotgun sequence genome:
- the COL10A1 gene encoding collagen alpha-1(X) chain encodes MLPKIAFLLLMSLNLVQSFATFTGMKGPLPNIKAQFFIPHTMNSKGIPVRKEQGIPGPPGPAGPRGLPGPSGPPGKPGYGSPGLQGEPGLPGPPGPSAIGKPGLPGLPGKPGERGPYGPKGDIGPAGLPGPRGPPGPPGIPGPAGLSVSGKPGQQGPTGAQGPRGYPGEKGAPGVPGVNGQKGETGYGAPGRPGERGLPGPQGSMGPPGPPGVGKRGENGFPGQPGIKGDRGIPGERGPTGLPGPRGPPGERGPECIGKPGAPGAPGQPGIPGTKGLPGAPGIAGPPGAPGFGKPGLPGLKGQRGPAGLPGAPGAKGEQGPAGHPGEPGLTGPPGNMGPQGPKGIPGNHGFPGPKGETGPVGPAGYPGAKGERGSPGLDGKPGYPGEPGLHGPKGNPGLPGSKGDPGVGGPPGVPGPMGPAGAKGVPGHNGEAGPRGTPGIPGTRGPIGPPGIPGFPGAKGDPGNPGPPGPAGIATKGLNGPTGPPGPPGPRGHTGEPGLPGPPGPPGPPGQAATPEGFIKAGQRQSLSGMPLTSANQGVTGMPVSAFTVTLSKAYPAVGTPIPFDKILYNGQQHYDPRTGIFTCRIPGIYYFSYHVHVKSTHAWVGLYKNGTPIMYTYDEYSKGYLDQASGSAIIDLTENDQVWLQLPNAELNGLYSSEYVYSSFSGFLVAPM; translated from the coding sequence GTATACCAGTAAGAAAAGAGCAAGGTATTCCTGGTCCACCGGGCCCTGCTGGACCTCGAGGCCTCCCAGGTCCTTCTGGACCACCAGGAAAACCAGGCTATGGAAGTCCTGGACTCCAAGGAGAGCCAGGTTTGCCAGGACCACCAGGACCATCGGCCATTGGGAAGCCAGGTTTGCCAGGACTCCCAGGAAAACCAGGGGAGAGAGGACCATATGGACCAAAAGGAGATATTGGACCAGCTGGCTTACCAGGACCACGGGGCCCACCAGGACCACCTGGAATCCCTGGCCCAGCTGGACTTTCTGTGTCAGGAAAACCTGGACAACAGGGACCTACAggagcccagggccccaggggctATCCTGGAGAAAAGGGTGCACCAGGAGTCCCTGGTGTGAACGGACAGAAAGGGGAAACGGGGTATGGTGCTCCTGGCCGCCCAGGTGAGAGGGGCCTTCCAGGCCCTCAGGGTTCCATGGGACCACCTGGTCCTCCTGGAGTAGGAAAAAGAGGTGAAAATGGGTTTCCAGGACAGCCAGGTATCAAAGGTGATCGGGGTATTCCAGGAGAAAGGGGACCAACTGGCCTACCAGGTCCCCGAGGTCCTCCTGGGGAACGAGGACCAGAATGCATTGGAAAGCCAGGAGCTCCTGGAGCCCCAGGCCAGCCAGGGATTCCAGGAACAAAAGGTCTCCCTGGGGCTCCAGGAATAGCTGGGCCCCCAGGGGCTCCTGGCTTTGGGAAACCAGGCTTGCCAGGCCTGAAGGGGCAAAGAGGACCTGCCGGCCTTCCAGGGGCTCCAGGTGCTAAAGGGGAACAAGGGCCAGCAGGTCATCCTGGGGAGCCAGGTCTGACTGGACCCCCTGGAAATATGGGACCCCAGGGACCAAAGGGCATCCCGGGCAACCACGGTTTCCCAGGCCCTAAAGGCGAGACAGGGCCGGTTGGGCCTGCAGGATACCCTGGAGCTAAGGGAGAAAGGGGCTCCCCTGGGTTGGATGGAAAACCAGGGTACCCAGGAGAACCAGGTCTCCATGGCCCTAAGGGCAACCCAGGGTTACCAGGCTCAAAAGGTGACCCTGGAGTTGGAGGACCTCCTGGTGTCCCAGGCCCTATGGGCCCAGCAGGAGCTAAGGGAGTGCCTGGACACAATGGTGAGGCTGGTCCAAGAGGCACCCCTGGAATACCAGGTACCAGAGGCCCCATTGGACCACCAGGCATTCCAGGATTCCCTGGAGCTAAAGGAGATCCAGGAAATCCAGGTCCACCTGGCCCAGCTGGCATAGCAACTAAGGGCCTCAATGGACCCACTGGGCCACCAGGGCCTCCAGGGCCAAGAGGCCACACTGGAGAGCCTGGCCTGCCAGGGCCCCCAGGGCCCCCAGGCCCACCAGGTCAAGCAGCCACGCCCGAGGGCTTTATAAAGGCAGGCCAAAGGCAGAGTCTTTCTGGGATGCCTCTTACTAGTGCCAATCAGGGAGTAACAGGAATGCCTGTGTCTGCTTTTACTGTTACTCTCTCCAAAGCTTACCCAGCAGTAGGTACTCCCATCCCATTTGATAAGATTTTGTATAACGGGCAACAGCATTATGACCCAAGAACTGGAATCTTTACCTGTAGGATACCAGGAATATACTATTTCTCCTACCACGTGCATGTGAAAAGCACTCATGCTTGGGTAGGCCTGTATAAGAACGGCACCCCCATAATGTACACCTATGATGAATATTCCAAAGGCTACCTAGATCAGGCTTCAGGAAGCGCCATAATCGATCTCACAGAAAATGACCAGGTGTGGCTCCAGCTGCCCAATGCGGAGTTGAACGGCCTGTACTCCTCTGAGTACGTCTACTCCTCTTTCTCAGGATTCTTAGTGGCTCCCATGTGA